Proteins found in one Crassostrea angulata isolate pt1a10 chromosome 3, ASM2561291v2, whole genome shotgun sequence genomic segment:
- the LOC128178272 gene encoding uncharacterized protein LOC128178272 translates to MDTTAAPRRQVGIFSILSESVYVGMCNKIGTPQQVAARRDIVDILELFGNQHAVRGLMSSGSRKEGFRFSDSDMDTMFWQHNHRVIWDFSQSEYYNIHRQVMILCDSSESPAGFTLLWLPLERAEQGVLMLSIVEMNGGLYISSSKYRENACASVYLDSRVHGPCSTSTERLEGYYTLDHDIAHCFVSDFWPPSASSWIDRCHSWPPPHVVNDIVRNGCHFVAIGHKLGNHEDNEWRISFSLAEHKLVYSMNHTQFLTYGLMKLFLKEIINNGLGEEDKLLCSYHMKTAVFWAIQQNTLPHWCPQNLLVGFWVCFKLLLKWVYEGISPNFFIPENNMFLSKIHGQAQTSLFRRLYGLYEKGITLLLHSPSIRSSIIDVLCNPRLTVCTDEHTLISEAEFDVKLFLEICTHDALIINRSDLQHCKKYIQTIEQLIETQQTSDLQRCMKYLHTIEQLIGSPLSQYHVISLQKHAATILQSTAFILHNMCTNTGVNKQVYIVDKMYCHMLELAAKFGLVPDMLYIAMYFYKTLRYREALSVIEMTKVKLAQPYLMYRRVDRERYTEAVGGQSWSTKMRQAVAWEIKLINEISYISELLPEQQSSRQNKEPRLHIPPFVLLHMLEFLCSRHIDTMRTQTALDDLQVLLHSDQGLFVPYYYRDISWEILGICQQMAGNLQAALCSYQQSLGQVSFNEIQTATTQRIHDLHIPT, encoded by the exons ATGGACACCACTGCAGCACCTCGCCGTCAGGT GGGGATATTCTCAATTCTGTCCGAGTCAGTGTATGTGGGGATGTGTAACAAGATAGGGACCCCACAACAGGTGGCAGCCAGGAGAGATATAGTGGATATATTGGAGCTGTTTGGAAATCAACATGCTGTGAGGGGATTAATGAGTAGCGGAAGTCGGAAAGAAGGATTTAGATTTAGTGATTCAGACATGGACACTATGTTTTGGCAACATAACCACCGAGTGATCTGGGACTTCTCTCAGTCTGAGTATTACAACATACACAGACAGGTAATGATTCTCTGTGACAGTTCTGAGAGTCCAGCAGGATTTACGTTACTTTGGTTACCATTGGAAAGAGCTGAACAAGGAGTGTTAATGTTATCTATTGTGGAAATGAATGGAGGACTTTATATATCAAGTTCTAAATACAGGGAGAACGCGTGTGCATCAGTCTATCTTGATAGTAGAGTACATGGGCCATGTAGCACTAGCACAGAGAGATTAGAAGGTTACTACACACTGGATCACGATATTGCTCATTGTTTTGTCAGTGATTTTTGGCCTCCCTCTGCCTCCTCATGGATAGACAGATGTCACTCATGGCCCCCACCTCATGTTGTCAATGACATCGTCAGAAATGGATGTCACTTTGTAGCAATAGGTCACAAACTAGGAAACCATGAAGACAACGAATGGAGAATTTCTTTCTCTCTGGCAGAACATAAACTTGTGTACTCAATGAATCACACACAGTTCTTAACATATGGATTGATGAAATTGTtcttaaaggaaataattaACAATGGATTAGGAGAGGAAGATAAACTACTGTGTTCCTACCACATGAAAACAGCTGTTTTCTGGGCcattcaacaaaacacactaCCTCACTGGTGTCCACAAAATCTCCTGGTCGGTTTCTGGGTCTGCTTCAAACTTCTCCTTAAATGGGTGTATGAAGGAATTAGTCCAAACTTTTTCATTCCAGAAAACAACATGTTTCTAAGCAAAATTCATGGCCAAGCACAAACAAGTTTATTCAGGCGACTGTATGGGTTGTATGAGAAGGGTATAACATTGCTGCTACACAGTCCCTCCATCAGGTCCTCTATCATTGATGTCCTCTGTAATCCCAGACTCACGGTGTGTACTGATGAACACACTCTGATCTCTGAGGCTGAATTTGATGTAAAATTATTTCTTGAGATATGTACTCATGATGCATTAATAATTAACAGATCAGACCTACAGCACTGTAAGAAGTACATACAAACAATAGAACAGTTGATAGAGACACAACAGACATCAGACCTACAGCGCTGTATGAAGTACCTACACACAATAGAACAGTTGATAGGTTCTCCTCTGTCACAGTATCATGTTATAAGTTTACAGAAACATGCAGCCACCATTCTTCAGAGCACTGCTtttatattacacaacatgtGCACTAACACAGGTGTCAACAAACAGGTGTATATTGTAGACAAAATGTACTGTCACATGCTGGAATTAGCAGCCAAGTTTGGGCTTGTTCCTGACATGTTGTACATTGCCATGTATTTTTACAAGACACTCAGATACAGGGAAGCTTTATCTGTTATAGAGATGACAAAGGTCAAGTTAGCACAGCCATATCTGATGTATAGGCGTGTAGACAGAGAGAGGTATACTGAGGCTGTAGGGGGACAGTCCTGGTCTACAAAGATGAGACAGGCTGTAGCATGGGAAATCAAACTTATCAATGAAATATCTTATATCAGTGAATTATTACCCGAACAACAGTCTAGTAGACAAAACAAAGAGCCTAGATTACATATCCCACCCTTCGTACTGTTGCACATGCTAGAGTTTTTATGTTCCAGACATATTGACACAATGAGAACACAAACAGCTCTAGATGATCTACAGGTCCTACTTCACTCTGATCAAGGACTGTTCGTACCTTATTACTACAGAGACATCTCCTGGGAGatcctggggatctgtcaacagatgGCAGGAAACCTCCAGGCTGCCCTGTGCTCATACCAACAGTCACTAGGACAAGTCTCATTTAATGAAATACAAACTGCTACCACACAAAGAATCCATGATTTACATATACCAACATAA